In Candidatus Vicinibacter proximus, the genomic stretch TATGGTTGTATTTAGATTTGTTCTATTATTTCACTTTTAAAATTTATTATGCAAGTCTACTTTTTAGTTTTTTTACATTTACTGCAGTCTTTATTTAGTCCGTGTGATACACAATTTAATAACAAATCATCGTCTGCAAACCTGGTTTTTCAATCATTGGATGGTGGCAATACATGGAAAGATGTAAGTGGTAATTTGCCCAAAGGTATTGGAATAAACTCTGCTTTTGAAAGTCATGGAGAACTTCTTTTAGCGACTGATAAGGGGGTGTATGGCGGAGATGCTACATCCGAATTAATTCAGTGGAAGGTTGATCAGGTCCTTGGAAAAAGCATTAGCAATATTTCTAATGGTTGGGCTGGGCCTTACGCTATAAGTTATGGCAACGGTGTATACCAAAAAATTATTGGAACATCAATTTGGGTACCTATGGACAAATCTCTCGGCGACAAAATGGTTAGAACAATTCTTGAAATACCTGGAGGGATTGTATTTATAGCAAGTGACAATGGTATCTATAAATCTATGGATGGCCGAAAAACGTGGAAGAAGGTTTTTTCAGAAGGTATGGTCCTTGGTCTAATGGAAAATGATGGTGTGTTATTTGCCGCTGGTTTTAAAGGGGTCCTAAAGTCAGTGAATGGAGGAGAACAGTGGGATTGGGTATTTACAGAAGATGGCATGGCTTTTTATACAGGAATGATTGATGGTCGGTTAACAGCTATAACCAGTGGAATGGGCCCATGGGGAATGGAGAAATCAGCTCCATTTGGGATAAAAACAAACAGATTGCGCACGTCCGTTGATGGTGGAAGGACTTGGCAAAGAGCGGATGCTGGCCTTTCGAATGCTCTTTTTAATCAAGATTTATTAAAGAAAAATATGCAAAATGGTGTCCAATTCAGGCCTAGTGCGATTAAGGACATTGATCAATTAGGAGAGTATTTATATTGTAGTCTCGATGCAGGGCTTTTTAGATCTGCCGATCATGGGATTACCTGGCAGCTTATTTTTAGTGCAGATGACAATAAATCTTTTGAAACAGTAATCTTCGGAAAATCAATTTATGTGGTTTCCGTTTTTAGTGGATGCTGATAGATTCCTGAAAATACAAAATGAATCAAAATGTTTTAAAAAGAGTAGGATAAAATAAAATAGGGATTAATGTGATTTTGTTTCTAGTAGATAGAATTAAAATGTTCTGAATGGATTGATTTGAAATACTTGATTGTTAAAAAATATCCAAGTCAAAATTTAGATTTCTAAATTCCCAAATTACAATTAAAAAAATATTAATCCCTATTTTAAACTATTAAAAGATTGTAAATAGTAGATCATTTTTCAATTGTTTTGGCCTACTTTTTATTGAGTTCAATTACCGTTATTTCAGGCCAGATTCCCACTCTGCCAGCAAATGCAAGAAAACCAAAGCCACGATTTATATGAATAATTCTGCCAAATTCTTCCTTGAGTCCTGCCCAGTGTGGATAACGGAATTGAACTGGACTGAATTTAAATCCAGGAATTTCTACTCCCATTTGAGCGCCATGGGTGTGACCGGATAAGGTGAGATGTACGTTGGATGGGTGCATTTTTACTTCATTTTCCCAATGTGTCGGATCATGAGAAAGTAAAACCTTGAAATCCTTTGGGTTGGTTCCTTGAAGTGCTTTTTCGAGATTCCCTCTTTTGCCGAATCCTACTCCCCAATTTTCAACCCCCAGTAAATGAATTTTATCGCCTTCTTTCTCAAAAGGATGATTTTCGTCTTGGAGCAATTTGAATCCCATTTCTTGGTGATTTTTAATTAATTGCCGGAGATTGTTGCTTTTAGCTTCTGGAGATTGCCATTCAATATAATCCCCATAATCATGGTTTCCAAGAATGGAAAATTTACCATAAGGAGCATGAAGTGAGTTAAGCATTGCCTTATATGGATTTACCTCATCAGCCGTATTGTTTACAAGATCTCCTGTAAATACTATAACATCGCACTGTTGTTCCTGTAACAATTTTAAACCTTTCTCAACTTCCTGTGGGTCATCAAAACTGCCGGAATGAAAATCAGAAAATTGAGCAATTTTGAAGCCTTCAAAAGCAGTTGGTAAATCTTCAAAAAACAATTTGTGGTAATGTATTTTATAGTTGTATTTTCCCTTAGTCATACCATAAAGAAAGGACACAAATGGGACGCTTGCCACCATTAACCCAACTTGACTAAAAAATAATCGTCTATCTGGAAAAAAGGATTGTTCTTCTGTAGTGTTCTGGCTAATTAATTTTTGCCCTACCCCAAATAAAAACCGATAGATGTCTTCTGAAAAAAGAAAAAAGATGAAAAAGATTTTGGTAACCAGTAAGGTAACGAAAAAATTCAATGTCCAACGGGAAATCCATGTAAAATGATGGGTCTTTTTAAAGCCAAAGAAACCATAAATCATCATGAATACTAACCCCCAAGATATAATCCAAAACCCTATCGAGATTCCGGTCCTGAGGTAACTAGACGATAATCCGGCGGTAAGGATTTTTATTCCCTGGAATACATAAAGATCCAATCCAAGGAAAATGATAAACATAATAACAAAACCCATTTATTTGGAGATTTAGAAATAAGTAACGCTATAATGACAGCATTGGTTTATTAGAAAATGCCAGTGCAGTTACATAATTAGACCAGAGGCATAAAAGTTCCCATAAGGATGCCAAATAACTGGACAAACAATCAGAACAATCGGATTAGTGTTGGTTAATTAAAGAATATCCTGAGGTGTAAGATTCAGATTTACAATGATTTGTATGTTAATTTTAACTTCCTTTATAGGGTTAAGGTGTTCTGGAGTGGAAAAGCTCTAAATTTGCAGCAAATACCTCAATATGGGATTGTCGAAAGAAATATACGTTGATTCAGAAATCATGCCTTTGAAAAAAGTTATTGTCCATGCACCTGATGAAGGGATTGACAGAATCAGCCCCAAGCGAGCAGGGGAGTTGCTATTTGATGACATTGTTTACCTGCCAGCAATGCAAAGGGAGCATAAAATTTTTACCAATGTGTTAGGAATGTTTATTGGAGATGAGAATGTTCTGGAGACAGAGACTCTGATTAGGGAAGCTTTGGATGCCAGTGTACCACTTAAGGAGGAGCTTTTACAGAAGTTGGCTGAATGGGAAGAATTACCTGGCAGTGTCATCAAATCACTAAATGACATGGATCATGGTTTACTGGCAGAGGTTTTAATTTCAGGCTACAATTACCCGGAGGATCACATTTTGTTTGATCCAATACCTAATTTTATTTTTACGAGGGATATTGCATTGACCATTAAGGATCATGTGGTCATCACAAAGGCATCCAAATCAGTAAGGCATCGAGAGAACCTCCTTACACGTTTTTTCATCTATGCCCATCCACAGTTTTCTAACTTGCTAACGGATGACCGTCTGATAAACCTTAATCTAATCAATGATTTTCCGCCTTCACGAAAAGGGGAGCCTATTTCTATAGAAGGAGGAGATCTGATGCTTTTAAATGAAGACTATTTACTCATAGGTAGCAGTGAGCGTACAACGGATCATGCTTTGAATACCTTGAAGAAAATTCTATTTGACAGAAAATTGATCAAAAATATTGTAGAAGTAGATGTGCCCAAAGAACGCTCTTTTATGCACATTGACACACTATTTACGCAAATTGACCATTTAGATTTTGTAGGCTATAAACCCATAGTGAAGGACGGTCTTGGTTCATATGTAACTGTACATCGTTCATCTGGTGAAATGGTCGAGTATCCTTCTGTGTTGGATTTTCTTCATGCAGAAATAAGTCCTGAAATCAATTTTATTTGGAGTGGGGACGGTGAATCTCCTTATCAGGAAAGAGAACAATGGACCGATGGATGTAATTTGTTGACCATTCGTCCAGGCGTAGCATTAACATACGACCGTAATCCTAATACTGAGAAAGCCTTTCGCAATAATGGTTATTCAGTAATTCACGCAAATGAGTTTCTCCGCCAGGTGGAAGGGGGTAGCATTGAGCCATCTGAATTAAAGAAAACCATCATCACTTTGCCATCCAGTGAGCTTTCAAGAGCACGTGGAGGAACACATTGTATGTCATGTCCAGTTATCCGTCAAAAGATCAGCGAGTATGTTTAAACACCAGACACAAGTCAGGGTAAGGTATTCTGAGACCGATCGAATGGCTTATGTTTATTACGGAAA encodes the following:
- a CDS encoding arginine deiminase, which translates into the protein MGLSKEIYVDSEIMPLKKVIVHAPDEGIDRISPKRAGELLFDDIVYLPAMQREHKIFTNVLGMFIGDENVLETETLIREALDASVPLKEELLQKLAEWEELPGSVIKSLNDMDHGLLAEVLISGYNYPEDHILFDPIPNFIFTRDIALTIKDHVVITKASKSVRHRENLLTRFFIYAHPQFSNLLTDDRLINLNLINDFPPSRKGEPISIEGGDLMLLNEDYLLIGSSERTTDHALNTLKKILFDRKLIKNIVEVDVPKERSFMHIDTLFTQIDHLDFVGYKPIVKDGLGSYVTVHRSSGEMVEYPSVLDFLHAEISPEINFIWSGDGESPYQEREQWTDGCNLLTIRPGVALTYDRNPNTEKAFRNNGYSVIHANEFLRQVEGGSIEPSELKKTIITLPSSELSRARGGTHCMSCPVIRQKISEYV
- a CDS encoding metallophosphoesterase, encoding MFIIFLGLDLYVFQGIKILTAGLSSSYLRTGISIGFWIISWGLVFMMIYGFFGFKKTHHFTWISRWTLNFFVTLLVTKIFFIFFLFSEDIYRFLFGVGQKLISQNTTEEQSFFPDRRLFFSQVGLMVASVPFVSFLYGMTKGKYNYKIHYHKLFFEDLPTAFEGFKIAQFSDFHSGSFDDPQEVEKGLKLLQEQQCDVIVFTGDLVNNTADEVNPYKAMLNSLHAPYGKFSILGNHDYGDYIEWQSPEAKSNNLRQLIKNHQEMGFKLLQDENHPFEKEGDKIHLLGVENWGVGFGKRGNLEKALQGTNPKDFKVLLSHDPTHWENEVKMHPSNVHLTLSGHTHGAQMGVEIPGFKFSPVQFRYPHWAGLKEEFGRIIHINRGFGFLAFAGRVGIWPEITVIELNKK